The window TCCGCCTCTCTCGTATGAGAGCGCTTAGATGGGCGGACTGCACCTCACGAGGCTCTTCTGATGAACCCATCGGAGCAGTTTCAATCGGGTATTGATGCCCAGCTTCTGGAACAGATTGGTCAAATGATGGCGGACGGTGATGGTCGAGATGTGAAGGAGGTCGGCAATGTCTTTGTTGGACAGGCCTTGTCCGACCAACAGGGCGATCTCCTGTTCACGATCGGTCAAGGGAGAATCAAGGCGTTCATGCAAGGAGGGACTCGCAGGGTCCTGACAGACGGTCGTTTCCCTGCTATCCGACGGGGTTGGGTCATTGCGCTCCTGCCGCCGGGAGGTTCCGGGTAGCCTGCGGAGGTAGTCGACGGTTGCGAGCAGGATCTCTACCGGTTGAATGTTCAATACAATGCTGTCGATGCCGGACAGCAGGAGCCCGCTCGTACCGTGTCTATATTCCATGTCGCTGATGGCGATGATCCTGATCGCCGGAGCGGACATCCGTACCCTCCGCACCAGATCTGCGACGTCGATTTCTGACTCAAGC is drawn from Nitrospira sp. ND1 and contains these coding sequences:
- a CDS encoding response regulator transcription factor is translated as MSEGEPADSSFALATVCKSDLVRLGLQAVLTTHPQVRLIGEAVNASDAEAIVAREKPRALIVVLESEIDVADLVRRVRMSAPAIRIIAISDMEYRHGTSGLLLSGIDSIVLNIQPVEILLATVDYLRRLPGTSRRQERNDPTPSDSRETTVCQDPASPSLHERLDSPLTDREQEIALLVGQGLSNKDIADLLHISTITVRHHLTNLFQKLGINTRLKLLRWVHQKSLVRCSPPI